Genomic segment of Acidimicrobiales bacterium:
GATCAGGGGAAGCCGGGGGAAGAAGGTCTACGGGATCACCGAGCAGGGTCAGCGCCTGTTCGAGGAGCTGCTGGTGGCTGACGCCCAGTCGGATGGAGACGACCGCAGCTTCACCCTCCGGCTCGCCTTCGCGCGTCACCTGCCTCCGGAGGGGCGGCTGGGCCTGCTCGAACGACGACGAGCCCAGCTGGTTCAGCGGCTCGGCCGCACGCGCCAGACGATCAAGGCCGGGCGCCAACGCCTGGATGCCTACACACGCTCCCTCGTGGAGCACAACACGGAGACGACCGAGCGGGACATCTCGTGGCTCGACCGCCTCATCGCCGCCGAGCGCAGCTCGGCCCCGCGGGGGGAACAGACGCCAGCCAGGAGAAGTCGGCAGGCCGCCGAGACGGAGGACAAGAACCGATGAGCAAGATCCGGGTCGCCATCGCCGGGGTCGGCAACTGCGCCAGCGCCCTCGTGCAGGGCATCGAGTACTACCGCACCGCCGAACCGGGAGAGACGGTGCCGGGACTGATGCACGTCGTGCTCGGCGGCTACCACGTCGGCGACGCCGAGATCGTGGCGGCCTTCGACGTGGACGCCACCAAGGTGGGGCTCGACCTGAGCAAGGCCATCTTCGCCGGCCACAACAACACCATCCGCTTCGCCGAGGTGGGCGAGCTCGGGGTGACGGTCAGCCGAGGCCCCACTCTTGACGGTCTCGGGAAGTACTACCGCCTCGAGATCGAAGAATCACCGGCCGAGCCGGTCGACGTCAGCGAGGTGCTGCGGCAGACCGGGGCCGACGTCCTCGTTGGCTACCTCCCGGTCGGCTCCGAGGAGGCGCAGCGTCACTACGCCGCCGCCTGCCTCGACGCGGGCGTTGCATTCGTGAACGCCATCCCGGTGTTCATCGCCAGTGAGCCCGAATGGGCTCAGCGGTTCACCGATGCGGGCGTGCCGATCATCGGAGACGACATCAAGAGCCAGGTCGGGGCGACGATCGTGCACCGCATCCTGGCCCGGCTCTTCGAGGACCGGGGAATGGCCCTCGACCGCACCTACCAACTCAATGTCGGCGGCAACATGGACTTCAAGAACATGCTCGAGCGCGATCGGCTCGAGTCCAAGCGGATCTCCAAGACACAATCAGTGACGAGCCAGCTGCAGCACGGGATCCCGGACGACGACGTCCATATCGGTCCGTCCGACCACATCAGCTGGCTGGCCGACCGAAAGTGGGCCTACCTGCGGCTCGAGGGTCGCAACTTCGGCGACGTTCCGTTGAACATGGAGCTCAAGTTGGAGGTGTGGGACTCACCCAACTCGGCGGGTGTGATCATCGACGCCGTTCGCTGCGCGAAGATCGCCCTCGACCGCCAGATCGGTGGACCGCTCCTCGGGCCCTCGGCGTACTTCATGAAGTCGCCCCCCGAGCAGTACCGGGACGAGGACGCCCGCGAGATGGTGGAGCGCTTCGCCACGGGTCAGTGAGCCCCGGACGGGCGCTCCTTCCACCACTGGGACAGCCGGCGTCTAGCCTCGGCCTCTCCCAGCGGACCCTCGTCGAGGCGTAGCTCCAGCAGGAAGTCGCGCGCTTCTCCCACCTCGGGGCCGGGCGCCAGGTGGAGCTGCTCCATGATCTGGTTGCCATCGAGGTCGGGCCGGATCGTGTCGAGCTCC
This window contains:
- a CDS encoding PadR family transcriptional regulator, which codes for MAILGLLKEQELHGYELKKLLGETLGPLSSVSFGSLYPALARLEAAGAVKAVEAIRPTASIPMTGSLGGERAAYRARGVIRGSRGKKVYGITEQGQRLFEELLVADAQSDGDDRSFTLRLAFARHLPPEGRLGLLERRRAQLVQRLGRTRQTIKAGRQRLDAYTRSLVEHNTETTERDISWLDRLIAAERSSAPRGEQTPARRSRQAAETEDKNR
- a CDS encoding inositol-3-phosphate synthase, producing the protein MSKIRVAIAGVGNCASALVQGIEYYRTAEPGETVPGLMHVVLGGYHVGDAEIVAAFDVDATKVGLDLSKAIFAGHNNTIRFAEVGELGVTVSRGPTLDGLGKYYRLEIEESPAEPVDVSEVLRQTGADVLVGYLPVGSEEAQRHYAAACLDAGVAFVNAIPVFIASEPEWAQRFTDAGVPIIGDDIKSQVGATIVHRILARLFEDRGMALDRTYQLNVGGNMDFKNMLERDRLESKRISKTQSVTSQLQHGIPDDDVHIGPSDHISWLADRKWAYLRLEGRNFGDVPLNMELKLEVWDSPNSAGVIIDAVRCAKIALDRQIGGPLLGPSAYFMKSPPEQYRDEDAREMVERFATGQ